Proteins found in one Lysinibacillus fusiformis genomic segment:
- a CDS encoding ABC transporter ATP-binding protein, with protein sequence MSKIYQQKHHTVNALKNIHCTIYQGEMVAIMGTSGSGKSTLLNMISAIDEPTDGALFLFGKEAHAIYQEPKASQFRKENIGFIFQSFHLLKDLTVEDNIALPLILNDVPSKEIKVRVQHMMETLNIAAWAKHRPHELSGGQKQRVAIARAIIANPPILLADEPTGALDVHTTDEILALLVALQKTNQQTILLVTHDPYVATYANRVLFFHDGAIVDSYQNQQNEEDLDCILMKFKQITRGDR encoded by the coding sequence ATGTCCAAAATTTATCAGCAAAAGCATCATACTGTGAATGCCTTGAAAAATATCCATTGCACCATTTATCAAGGAGAAATGGTAGCGATTATGGGGACAAGCGGCTCTGGTAAAAGCACACTTCTGAATATGATCAGTGCCATTGATGAGCCAACAGACGGCGCATTATTTTTATTTGGCAAGGAAGCTCACGCTATTTATCAAGAGCCAAAAGCATCGCAATTTCGAAAAGAAAATATCGGCTTTATCTTCCAATCCTTTCATCTGCTAAAGGATTTAACCGTCGAGGATAATATTGCACTTCCCCTTATTTTAAATGATGTTCCTAGCAAGGAGATTAAGGTGCGTGTGCAGCACATGATGGAAACCTTGAATATCGCCGCTTGGGCAAAGCATCGACCCCATGAGCTGTCTGGTGGACAAAAGCAACGTGTCGCCATTGCGCGTGCGATTATTGCTAACCCTCCTATTTTACTGGCAGATGAGCCAACAGGGGCTTTGGATGTTCATACAACAGATGAAATTTTAGCGCTGCTCGTTGCTCTGCAAAAAACGAACCAGCAAACGATTTTACTCGTCACACATGACCCCTATGTAGCTACCTATGCCAATCGGGTACTGTTCTTCCATGATGGGGCAATTGTGGATTCCTATCAAAACCAGCAGAATGAAGAGGATTTGGATTGTATTTTAATGAAATTCAAACAAATTACGAGGGGGGATCGCTAA
- a CDS encoding RNA polymerase sigma factor, whose amino-acid sequence MNRNDDLLSLMVEKEAIFITCTQQSLVALAQQGDEQAFYQLIEQEQHKLYRMAYVYVQNENDAVEVFQQTIIRAYEGLPQLKEPHYFATWLIRIMINCCKTYIAKKNTVMPVEPQTFEDLTSSSPTYIEEELDLWQALCQLEEKYKTVLLLRFYQDYSVKDIAAILQCPEGTVKTYIRRGLQALRQQLKGAYLDEWVQSAERSH is encoded by the coding sequence TTGAATCGAAATGACGACTTGCTGAGTCTAATGGTCGAAAAGGAGGCGATTTTCATTACGTGCACCCAACAATCTCTTGTAGCCTTAGCCCAACAAGGTGATGAGCAAGCATTTTATCAGCTAATTGAGCAGGAGCAGCATAAGCTTTATCGCATGGCCTATGTCTACGTACAAAATGAAAACGACGCCGTAGAAGTTTTTCAGCAAACCATTATTCGAGCCTATGAGGGCTTGCCACAATTAAAGGAGCCACACTATTTTGCTACTTGGCTCATCCGAATTATGATTAATTGCTGTAAAACCTATATAGCGAAGAAAAATACAGTTATGCCTGTTGAACCACAAACTTTCGAGGATTTAACAAGCTCATCCCCTACATATATCGAAGAAGAGCTGGATTTATGGCAGGCTCTTTGCCAGCTCGAGGAAAAGTACAAAACAGTGCTATTGCTACGATTTTATCAAGACTACTCGGTCAAGGATATTGCGGCGATTTTGCAATGTCCTGAAGGCACCGTGAAAACATATATTCGCCGTGGCTTGCAAGCATTACGACAACAATTAAAGGGGGCATATCTCGATGAGTGGGTTCAATCCGCTGAAAGAAGTCATTAA
- a CDS encoding DoxX-like family protein yields MSRKPIYVEIDIQAPIEKAWDYTQNPQLHEQWDLRFTSITYSPKKSPEEPQRFTYETKVMPGLQVSGWGESKGEHHKENGTRTSSLHFGTPQKRSPIAEGKGYWQYIPHQQGLTFLTQYDYDTRYGKLGTFFDLFFRPLMGWATALSFDVLKRWLEKGENPAAQYRRFFLTMLMRIFFCFVWFYHGLVPKIVHLHPQELKMTASLLNHADQLVVWIGVAEILFALCWLYPRGKRWLFGIQIIVFPLLTIAAIGADPTSIQAPFNPLTFNSALWVLSIIGFSLSKDVPSAKSCKRKRGQQG; encoded by the coding sequence ATGAGCAGAAAGCCTATTTATGTCGAGATAGACATCCAGGCGCCTATAGAAAAAGCATGGGATTATACACAAAATCCTCAGTTGCATGAGCAATGGGATTTACGTTTTACATCCATTACCTATAGTCCGAAAAAATCACCTGAGGAGCCACAGCGTTTTACCTATGAAACGAAGGTCATGCCAGGCTTACAGGTAAGCGGCTGGGGAGAAAGCAAGGGGGAGCATCATAAAGAAAATGGCACGCGAACATCCTCTCTGCATTTTGGCACGCCTCAAAAGCGCTCACCTATAGCGGAGGGAAAGGGCTATTGGCAATATATCCCGCATCAACAGGGGCTGACATTTTTAACTCAATATGATTATGACACACGCTATGGCAAGCTTGGCACATTCTTTGATCTATTTTTTCGCCCATTAATGGGGTGGGCGACGGCACTCAGCTTTGATGTATTAAAAAGATGGCTAGAAAAAGGAGAAAATCCTGCTGCCCAGTATAGACGATTCTTTTTAACCATGCTCATGCGTATATTCTTTTGCTTTGTCTGGTTCTATCATGGTCTTGTACCGAAGATTGTCCATCTGCATCCGCAGGAATTAAAGATGACGGCTTCATTACTAAACCATGCAGATCAGCTAGTGGTGTGGATAGGGGTTGCAGAAATCCTTTTTGCCTTGTGTTGGCTTTACCCGCGAGGAAAACGCTGGCTCTTTGGCATACAAATCATTGTTTTTCCACTCTTGACGATCGCTGCTATTGGTGCGGACCCGACAAGTATTCAAGCTCCCTTTAATCCACTCACCTTTAATAGCGCTTTATGGGTGTTGTCAATCATCGGATTTAGCTTAAGTAAAGATGTCCCAAGTGCCAAAAGCTGTAAAAGAAAGCGAGGACAACAAGGATGA
- a CDS encoding DUF4166 domain-containing protein produces MTIYQTFLGDDFARLHPMLQQRYALPIDEPFFAQGVMHQIKSGAKWMRLFYTLAAKTQFLFPESGENVPFTISNTCRALPSGVLEVLWERTFYFPQKTRHFDARMTIDPIRKIVKDYLGTPSLFYSDLHFTVTREGTLVIRSGKQRFVLSRFECPMPRLIEGRVIVEEGFDESKNVFTIHVSIHNPLIGRLMMYAGEFTQQSK; encoded by the coding sequence ATGACGATCTATCAAACATTTTTAGGGGATGATTTTGCAAGACTTCATCCGATGCTACAACAGCGTTATGCGTTACCGATTGATGAACCATTTTTTGCTCAGGGTGTGATGCATCAAATAAAATCTGGTGCTAAATGGATGCGTCTCTTTTATACGCTGGCAGCGAAAACGCAATTTCTGTTCCCTGAGTCAGGGGAGAATGTTCCCTTTACCATTTCGAATACATGCCGAGCTCTGCCGAGTGGGGTACTGGAGGTGCTATGGGAGCGCACCTTTTATTTCCCACAGAAGACAAGGCATTTTGATGCAAGGATGACCATTGATCCAATCCGAAAAATTGTGAAAGATTATTTAGGCACACCTTCTCTTTTTTATTCCGATTTGCACTTTACGGTGACACGAGAGGGAACGTTAGTTATTCGTTCAGGTAAACAGCGTTTTGTCCTCTCTCGTTTCGAATGCCCCATGCCTAGATTGATAGAGGGGCGGGTCATTGTGGAGGAGGGCTTTGATGAATCGAAAAATGTCTTCACCATTCATGTCTCCATCCATAATCCATTAATAGGGAGGCTCATGATGTATGCTGGAGAATTTACGCAACAATCGAAGTAA